The proteins below come from a single Pleuronectes platessa chromosome 3, fPlePla1.1, whole genome shotgun sequence genomic window:
- the ptpn9b gene encoding tyrosine-protein phosphatase non-receptor type 9 isoform X2 — protein MAEALTTQEQLAVEEFLSEVRSREQPHSAGLVSQPTAVKFLMARKFDVCRAIDLFQAYKNTRIKEGIININPDEEPLRSELLNGKFTVLPGRDAKGAALALFTARLHRPDVTTHKAVLQAIIYQLDKAIESEQTQRDGLIFIYDMTNSNYGNFDYELCVKILNLLKVCTVKAHELAGHIPVSSLPDHLGGTCQYSHVAWIQSCVNVQTNTVEGETQEHDSHDCVGSLLRSYSLECSNTSAGATLSYTHINTQLGSELAVANSNCYDDNNANPHNHCSVVESRTQGLGQYQQSPNSAANRGNHQHWNGSAVSETIMAVSGSSPNANMNGRGRQAPPQSDTPPDTPLSQKGDENALDCTTTDSAHGPQDEDVKEEEDEEDEEEEEDEEDEEEEGVPPLPQKSLPRPPHQPSSQSPPLSSSCDPDEDDRCMELSLHMPEQGGMTVHDLVEHVKRRKKKGIYQEYEEIRKEPPAGSFDYSKQLSNQIKNRYSDVLCLDQSRVRLCQLSDDEDETSDYINGSFMDGYKRSNAYIATQGPLPKTFGDFWRMVWEQMVLIIVMTTRVVERGRVKCGQYWPLEEGRTEQHGHFLVRNTHIQGFQDFKLSLLELYNTQSGERREVCHYLYVSWPDFGVPKCASAMLDFREHVLERRDAAVQSLGSSWTGPPGGPPVVVHCSAGIGRTGTFCTLDICLSRLEDIGTVDVRQTVRRMRTQRAFSIQTWDQYYFCYTAVIEYAQRHGKLSPVQWSDSEIETDSE, from the exons ATGGCGGAAGCCCTGACAACTCAGGAGCAGCTG GCTGTGGAGGAGTTCCTGAGTGAAGTGCGAAGCAGGGAGCAGCCTCACAGTGCCGGGCTTGTTTCTCAACCTACAGCTGTAAAGTTTCTTATGGCCCGCAAGTTTGACGTCTGCAGAGCCATCGACCTTTTCCAAGCATACAAG AACACAAGAATCAAAGAGGGCATCATCAATATCAATCCTGACGAGGAGCCGCTTCGCTCTGAGCTGCTCAATGGCAAATTTACAGTCCTG CCTGGTCGTGATGCTAAAGGCGCAGCTCTAGCGCTCTTCACTGCTCGTCTCCATCGCCCAGATGTCACCACCCACAAAGCTGTGCTTCAGGCCATCATCTATCAGCTGGATAAAGCCATAGAGAG TGAACAAACTCAAAGAGATGGACTCATATTTATCTACGACATGACCAACTCCAACTATGGTAACTTTGACTATGAGCTCTGTGTCAAGATCCTCAATTTGCTCAAG GTGTGCACGGTGAAAGCTCATGAGTTAGCCGGTCACATCCCAGTCTCCTCCCTTCCTGACCACCTGGGTGGGACATGCCAGTACAGCCACGTGGCCTGGATCCAGTCCTGTGTTAACGTTCAAACAAACACTGTCGAGGGTGAAACACAAGAACATGACTCGCACGACTGTGTGGGAAGCCTGCTACGCTCTTACAGCTTGGAGTGCAGCAACACAAGCGCAGGCGCTACGCTGTCCTACACCCATATAAATACACAGTTAGGTTCTGAGCTAGCTGTGGCTAACTCTAACTGCTATGATGATAATAATGCTAACCCACACAACCACTGCAGTGTGGTGGAGAGCAGGACTCAAGGCCTAGGCCAGTATCAGCAGAGCCCAAACTCTGCTGCCAATAGGGGGAACCACCAACACTGGAACGGCTCAGCTGTGAGCGAAACCATCATGGCCGTTAGTGGCTCCAGCCCCAATGCTAACATGAATGGTCGTGGTCGCCAAGCCCCTCCCCAGTCAGACACGCCTCCTGACACGCCGCTCTCTCAGAAAGGTGATGAAAATGCGTTGGACTGCACAACAACAGACTCAGCCCATGGACCTCAGGATGAGGATgtcaaagaggaggaagatgaggaagatgaggaggaagaggaggacgaggaggacgaggaggaggaaggggtgcCTCCGTTGCCCCAGAAATCTCTGCCTCGACCGCCCCATCAGCCTTCCTCTCAGTCCCCTCCACTGTCTTCATCGTGTGATCCCGACGAAGACGACCGCTGCATGGAGCTGTCTCTTCACATGCCAGAGCAGGGAGGCATGACGGTGCACGACCTGGTGGAACacgtgaagaggaggaagaagaaaggaaTCTATCAGGAGTACGAGGAGATCCGCAAGGAGCCACCGGCCGGCTCCTTTGACTACTCCAA ACAATTATCCAATCAGATAAAGAACAGGTACAGCGATGTCCTCTGCCTGGACCAGTCGAGAGTGCGCCTCTGCCAGCTCTCTGATGACGAGGATGAG ACGTCAGATTACATTAATGGCAGTTTCATGGATGGGTACAAGAGAAGCAACGCCTACATTGCAACTCAGG GTCCTTTGCCCAAAACATTTGGCGACTTCTGGCGCATGGTGTGGGAGCAGATGGTACTTATCATTGTCATGACCACCAG GGTGGTGGAGCGTGGACGGGTCAAGTGTGGTCAGTACTGGCCTCTTGAGGAGGGTAGGACTGAGCAGCACGGACACTTCCTGgtcaggaacacacacatccaggggTTCCAGGACTTCAAACTCTCCCTTCTCGAACTCTACAACACACAG TCTGGAGAGAGACGGGAGGTGTGTCACTACCTCTACGTCAGCTGGCCGGACTTCGGCGTGCCCAAGTGTGCTTCTGCTATGCTGGACTTCCGCGAGCACGTACTTGAGAGGAGGGACGCTGCAGTTCAAAGCCTGGGATCCAGTTGGACGGGGCCTCCAGGGGGCCCCCCTGTGGTTGTGCACTGCAGTGCTGGCATTGGCcgcacag GTACATTCTGTACACTGGACATCTGCCTGTCCAGGCTGGAGGACATCGGCACAGTAGATGTCCGTCAGACGGTGCGGCGGATGCGTACGCAGAGGGCTTTCAGCATCCAGACCTGGGACCAGTACTACTTCTGCTACACGGCAGTCATCGAGTATGCCCAGCGCCATGGGAAACTGAGCCCAGTGCAGTGGTCTGACTCAGAAATAGAGACTGACAGCGAATGA
- the ptpn9b gene encoding tyrosine-protein phosphatase non-receptor type 9 isoform X1 yields MAEALTTQEQLAVEEFLSEVRSREQPHSAGLVSQPTAVKFLMARKFDVCRAIDLFQAYKNTRIKEGIININPDEEPLRSELLNGKFTVLPGRDAKGAALALFTARLHRPDVTTHKAVLQAIIYQLDKAIESEQTQRDGLIFIYDMTNSNYGNFDYELCVKILNLLKGAFPARLKCVFIVSSPLWFRAPFAVLRLFVREKLRERVCTVKAHELAGHIPVSSLPDHLGGTCQYSHVAWIQSCVNVQTNTVEGETQEHDSHDCVGSLLRSYSLECSNTSAGATLSYTHINTQLGSELAVANSNCYDDNNANPHNHCSVVESRTQGLGQYQQSPNSAANRGNHQHWNGSAVSETIMAVSGSSPNANMNGRGRQAPPQSDTPPDTPLSQKGDENALDCTTTDSAHGPQDEDVKEEEDEEDEEEEEDEEDEEEEGVPPLPQKSLPRPPHQPSSQSPPLSSSCDPDEDDRCMELSLHMPEQGGMTVHDLVEHVKRRKKKGIYQEYEEIRKEPPAGSFDYSKQLSNQIKNRYSDVLCLDQSRVRLCQLSDDEDETSDYINGSFMDGYKRSNAYIATQGPLPKTFGDFWRMVWEQMVLIIVMTTRVVERGRVKCGQYWPLEEGRTEQHGHFLVRNTHIQGFQDFKLSLLELYNTQSGERREVCHYLYVSWPDFGVPKCASAMLDFREHVLERRDAAVQSLGSSWTGPPGGPPVVVHCSAGIGRTGTFCTLDICLSRLEDIGTVDVRQTVRRMRTQRAFSIQTWDQYYFCYTAVIEYAQRHGKLSPVQWSDSEIETDSE; encoded by the exons ATGGCGGAAGCCCTGACAACTCAGGAGCAGCTG GCTGTGGAGGAGTTCCTGAGTGAAGTGCGAAGCAGGGAGCAGCCTCACAGTGCCGGGCTTGTTTCTCAACCTACAGCTGTAAAGTTTCTTATGGCCCGCAAGTTTGACGTCTGCAGAGCCATCGACCTTTTCCAAGCATACAAG AACACAAGAATCAAAGAGGGCATCATCAATATCAATCCTGACGAGGAGCCGCTTCGCTCTGAGCTGCTCAATGGCAAATTTACAGTCCTG CCTGGTCGTGATGCTAAAGGCGCAGCTCTAGCGCTCTTCACTGCTCGTCTCCATCGCCCAGATGTCACCACCCACAAAGCTGTGCTTCAGGCCATCATCTATCAGCTGGATAAAGCCATAGAGAG TGAACAAACTCAAAGAGATGGACTCATATTTATCTACGACATGACCAACTCCAACTATGGTAACTTTGACTATGAGCTCTGTGTCAAGATCCTCAATTTGCTCAAG GGGGCTTTTCCAGCTCGTCTAAAATGTGTCTTCATTGTGTCGTCGCCTCTTTGGTTTCGAGCACCTTTCGCGGTCCTTCGCCTCTTTGTGCGTGAGAAGCTGAGAGAAAgg GTGTGCACGGTGAAAGCTCATGAGTTAGCCGGTCACATCCCAGTCTCCTCCCTTCCTGACCACCTGGGTGGGACATGCCAGTACAGCCACGTGGCCTGGATCCAGTCCTGTGTTAACGTTCAAACAAACACTGTCGAGGGTGAAACACAAGAACATGACTCGCACGACTGTGTGGGAAGCCTGCTACGCTCTTACAGCTTGGAGTGCAGCAACACAAGCGCAGGCGCTACGCTGTCCTACACCCATATAAATACACAGTTAGGTTCTGAGCTAGCTGTGGCTAACTCTAACTGCTATGATGATAATAATGCTAACCCACACAACCACTGCAGTGTGGTGGAGAGCAGGACTCAAGGCCTAGGCCAGTATCAGCAGAGCCCAAACTCTGCTGCCAATAGGGGGAACCACCAACACTGGAACGGCTCAGCTGTGAGCGAAACCATCATGGCCGTTAGTGGCTCCAGCCCCAATGCTAACATGAATGGTCGTGGTCGCCAAGCCCCTCCCCAGTCAGACACGCCTCCTGACACGCCGCTCTCTCAGAAAGGTGATGAAAATGCGTTGGACTGCACAACAACAGACTCAGCCCATGGACCTCAGGATGAGGATgtcaaagaggaggaagatgaggaagatgaggaggaagaggaggacgaggaggacgaggaggaggaaggggtgcCTCCGTTGCCCCAGAAATCTCTGCCTCGACCGCCCCATCAGCCTTCCTCTCAGTCCCCTCCACTGTCTTCATCGTGTGATCCCGACGAAGACGACCGCTGCATGGAGCTGTCTCTTCACATGCCAGAGCAGGGAGGCATGACGGTGCACGACCTGGTGGAACacgtgaagaggaggaagaagaaaggaaTCTATCAGGAGTACGAGGAGATCCGCAAGGAGCCACCGGCCGGCTCCTTTGACTACTCCAA ACAATTATCCAATCAGATAAAGAACAGGTACAGCGATGTCCTCTGCCTGGACCAGTCGAGAGTGCGCCTCTGCCAGCTCTCTGATGACGAGGATGAG ACGTCAGATTACATTAATGGCAGTTTCATGGATGGGTACAAGAGAAGCAACGCCTACATTGCAACTCAGG GTCCTTTGCCCAAAACATTTGGCGACTTCTGGCGCATGGTGTGGGAGCAGATGGTACTTATCATTGTCATGACCACCAG GGTGGTGGAGCGTGGACGGGTCAAGTGTGGTCAGTACTGGCCTCTTGAGGAGGGTAGGACTGAGCAGCACGGACACTTCCTGgtcaggaacacacacatccaggggTTCCAGGACTTCAAACTCTCCCTTCTCGAACTCTACAACACACAG TCTGGAGAGAGACGGGAGGTGTGTCACTACCTCTACGTCAGCTGGCCGGACTTCGGCGTGCCCAAGTGTGCTTCTGCTATGCTGGACTTCCGCGAGCACGTACTTGAGAGGAGGGACGCTGCAGTTCAAAGCCTGGGATCCAGTTGGACGGGGCCTCCAGGGGGCCCCCCTGTGGTTGTGCACTGCAGTGCTGGCATTGGCcgcacag GTACATTCTGTACACTGGACATCTGCCTGTCCAGGCTGGAGGACATCGGCACAGTAGATGTCCGTCAGACGGTGCGGCGGATGCGTACGCAGAGGGCTTTCAGCATCCAGACCTGGGACCAGTACTACTTCTGCTACACGGCAGTCATCGAGTATGCCCAGCGCCATGGGAAACTGAGCCCAGTGCAGTGGTCTGACTCAGAAATAGAGACTGACAGCGAATGA